The following proteins are encoded in a genomic region of Bernardetia sp. MNP-M8:
- the accC gene encoding acetyl-CoA carboxylase biotin carboxylase subunit has translation MKLFNKILIANRGEIALRIIRTCKELGIKTVAVYSLADKESLHVRFADEAVCIGAAPSRDSYLKIPHIIAAAEITNADAIHPGYGFLSENAEFSAICAEHDIKFIGASADMINRMGDKATAKATVKAAGVPTVPGSEGLLKSIEQGVKEAKEVGYPVIIKATAGGGGKGMRIINDESEFQKAWDSATQEAEAAFGNGAMYLEKFVVEPKHVEIQIFGDGKGDACHLSERDCSIQRRHQKLVEETPSPIMTQELRDAMGDAAIAIAKAINYEGAGTVEFLVDKYKNFYFMEMNTRIQVEHPITEEVTGFDLVKEQIKIAAGMPLSGRNYYPKLFSIECRINAEDPTKGFRPSPGKITHLHIPGGHGIRVDSHVYAGYTIPPHYDSMIAKLISVGQTREEAIVRMKRALQEFVIEGIKTTIPFHLKLMDDPKFKEGDFTTKFLESFDFTSIAE, from the coding sequence GTGAAACTTTTTAACAAAATATTAATTGCCAATAGAGGAGAAATTGCACTTCGCATTATCCGAACTTGTAAAGAATTAGGAATCAAAACGGTTGCCGTTTATTCGCTTGCTGATAAAGAAAGTTTGCACGTTCGTTTTGCTGATGAAGCTGTTTGTATTGGGGCTGCTCCAAGTAGAGATTCTTATCTCAAAATTCCTCATATCATTGCTGCTGCTGAAATCACAAATGCAGATGCTATTCATCCTGGCTATGGATTTTTATCTGAAAATGCTGAATTTTCAGCTATCTGTGCCGAACACGATATAAAATTTATCGGAGCAAGTGCAGACATGATAAACCGAATGGGCGACAAAGCAACTGCTAAAGCAACTGTAAAAGCTGCTGGTGTTCCTACTGTTCCAGGTTCTGAAGGACTTCTAAAATCCATCGAACAAGGGGTTAAAGAAGCAAAAGAAGTAGGCTATCCTGTCATCATCAAGGCTACTGCTGGTGGTGGAGGAAAAGGAATGCGTATCATCAATGACGAATCTGAGTTTCAGAAAGCATGGGATTCTGCTACACAAGAAGCCGAAGCTGCATTTGGAAATGGGGCTATGTATTTAGAAAAATTTGTAGTAGAACCAAAACACGTAGAAATACAAATTTTTGGAGATGGAAAAGGTGATGCTTGTCATTTATCAGAAAGAGATTGTTCTATCCAACGTCGTCATCAAAAACTGGTAGAAGAAACTCCTTCACCTATTATGACACAGGAATTGCGTGATGCAATGGGAGATGCTGCCATTGCCATTGCAAAAGCTATCAACTATGAAGGTGCAGGAACAGTAGAGTTTTTAGTAGATAAATACAAAAATTTCTATTTTATGGAGATGAACACTCGTATTCAGGTAGAACATCCTATTACAGAAGAAGTTACAGGATTTGATTTGGTAAAAGAACAAATTAAAATAGCTGCAGGAATGCCTCTTTCAGGTAGAAATTATTATCCAAAATTATTCAGTATCGAATGTAGAATTAATGCAGAAGACCCAACAAAAGGCTTCCGTCCTTCACCAGGTAAAATTACACATTTGCATATTCCAGGTGGTCATGGTATTCGTGTAGATTCTCATGTCTATGCAGGTTATACAATTCCTCCTCACTACGATTCTATGATTGCAAAACTTATTTCTGTCGGACAGACAAGAGAAGAAGCTATCGTAAGAATGAAACGAGCTTTACAAGAATTTGTAATCGAAGGAATAAAAACAACAATTCCATTTCATTTGAAATTGATGGATGATCCAAAATTCAAAGAAGGAGATTTTACAACCAAATTCTTAGAAAGTTTTGACTTCACTTCAATAGCAGAGTAA